In Deltaproteobacteria bacterium, the genomic stretch CGATATGAGCGAGCTTGGGGAACAACATTCCGTGGCACGCTTAATCGGCGCTCAGCCCGGCTATGTTGGGTACGAAAAAGGCGGGCAACTTACCGAAGCTCTGCGCAAGCGACCCTTTCAGATTGTTCTCTTTGATGAGATAGAAAAAGCACACCCCGATGTTCTCAATGTACTTCTGCAAGTGCTCGATGAAGGCCATCTCACCGACAGCAAAGGCCGCCGCGTAAGTTTCTCCAACACTGTGATTGTACTCACCTCCAACCTCGGTGCTGAAGCGATCAAGGCAGCCAGTGCTCGCGCTATCGGTTTTGGCGGCAACGGCTCAGGAAGCTCGAAAAATATTGCCGGTGACGTTTTGGAAAACGCCCGTGCCCAGCTTCCTCCAGAGCTTTGGGGACGCCTCGACGAACGACTGGTCTTCCAACCGCTTACCAGAGAAGAAGTACACCAAATTGCAGATCTGCAGCTGCGAGAAAGTGCACGCACGCTCTTCTCGGAACGTGAAGTAACGCTTGAGTGGAGCGGAGATGTTCTCGACTTTCTCCTCGACAATGGCGGCTTTAGCCCAGAGCAAGGTGCTCGGGGAATGCGCCAAGCGATACAGCAATACGTAGAAGGTCCAGTGGCTGAGAAAATTCTCGAAGGTGCGATCTCATTTGGCGACACTGCTCAAATTGATTCATTCGGTGAGAATAAACTTCATATCGAAAGTATTCCTTCTGGCGACTCCACTGAACTGGTGAGTCCAGAGGTTCAGTGAAATCACTTCAGACATTTTTCATTGCTGGCGCGGGAAGCGTGGGAAGCGGACTGGCATGGGCCCTCAAAGATGCAGGGTTCAAGATCAGCGGAATCTGGAACCGTAGCCCGGAGCGGTTCACCAGAGTCTCGTTACCCAAAGATATTAAAACCTATGCAGGATACGAAGCCACAGGTCTTGCCGATGCTATGCAAGACGCTGATGTTATCGTCATTGCGATAAGTGACGATGCCATTGAGAGCACCTCTCTGGCTCTATGCTCACTGGCGCATTTTAAGTCGCAAACCCTCATCATTCACACCTCTGGCTGCATGCCCGCCCAGCAACTGCCGGCCGCCAAAGAAACCAAGCGCGGTGCACTCCATCCATTGGCAGCTCTTCCAGATACCGAGCTTGCGCGTTCAAGGCTTCGTCAGGCAACCTACGCAGTCGAAGGTGATCAAGCCACACAAGCTCTGCTTAAAGAGCTTGTTGAGAAACTCGGAGGCACAAGCTTTAGCATTCGCTCTCATGAGCGGGGCCGCTACCATGCAGCCGCGGTGATGGCCTCCAACCTCGTGGTCTCACTGCTTCAGCAAGCCCAAGAGCAAGCCGCCCTTGCCGGCCTCGACGACCCTGCCCCTCTACTCGACCTCGCCATAGGCGCACTCCAAGCCAGTAAAGAGAAAGATCTTATCCATGCATTAACCGGTCCGGTTTTACGAGGTGACCATAAAACCATTGCCAAACATCTTCAGGTGCTCGATAAAAGTGCACTGGATAGTTATTTACCCTTGTCAAAGAACGCCTTGAAAATGGCTCGGCTTCGCGGACTTTCGGCTCATGCTATCTGGGACATCGAACAACTGTTGGGACAATGGGATGAACAAGACTAATCTATGGGCGACTCTCTTACTCTTAAGTGCTGCTGGT encodes the following:
- a CDS encoding DUF2520 domain-containing protein, which gives rise to MKSLQTFFIAGAGSVGSGLAWALKDAGFKISGIWNRSPERFTRVSLPKDIKTYAGYEATGLADAMQDADVIVIAISDDAIESTSLALCSLAHFKSQTLIIHTSGCMPAQQLPAAKETKRGALHPLAALPDTELARSRLRQATYAVEGDQATQALLKELVEKLGGTSFSIRSHERGRYHAAAVMASNLVVSLLQQAQEQAALAGLDDPAPLLDLAIGALQASKEKDLIHALTGPVLRGDHKTIAKHLQVLDKSALDSYLPLSKNALKMARLRGLSAHAIWDIEQLLGQWDEQD